One window from the genome of Macadamia integrifolia cultivar HAES 741 unplaced genomic scaffold, SCU_Mint_v3 scaffold693, whole genome shotgun sequence encodes:
- the LOC122069756 gene encoding pentatricopeptide repeat-containing protein At1g74900, mitochondrial: MFHPCKPTFPNRSNRIVLLSLLLSQLSESTQALLTIKRSSHQQATRTSSSPSQDSLLHITKLILKSKPETLTKTLENCDVQWSPDVVDRVLKQLWNDGPKALQFFESLDRLPNYKHSTSTFDHAIDITGRLHDYRALWTLLSRMRRRRLGPTPKTFAIITERYVSAGKADRAVKIFLSMHEHGCPQDLSSFNTFLDVLCKSKRVEMACSLFKVFKRRFRADTITYNIIASGWCLIKRTPKALEVLKEMVESGLSPTLATYNILLNGFFRAGQIKEAWEFFSQMKKRGCKPDVVTYTTVIHGFGIAGEIEKAKKVFRQMVGEGCLPSVATYNALIQVLCKKDSVENAIMIFEKMVSKGYLPNVTTYNVVIRGLCHASQIDRAMDFMERMKNDDCEPNVQTYNVVIRYLSNAGEIDKCLDVFRKMDGGNCLPNLDTYNILISAMFVRKKSEDLVVSGKLLMEMVDRGFMPRKFTFNRVVNGLLLTGNQGFAKEILRAQSMYGHLPCQFKL; encoded by the coding sequence ATGTTCCATCCCTGCAAACCAACTTTCCCAAACAGAAGCAACCGTATTGTTTTGCTGTCATTGCTACTTTCTCAACTCAGTGAATCTACACAAGCCCTCCTCACCATCAAACGCTCTTCTCACCAACAAGCTACCAGAACCTCTTCGTCACCATCACAAGACTCCCTTCTCCACATTACAAAGCTCATCTTGAAAAGCAAACCAGAAACCCTAACCAAAACACTAGAAAATTGTGATGTACAGTGGTCCCCTGATGTTGTTGATCGAGTCCTGAAACAGCTCTGGAATGATGGTCCCAAGGCTCTTCAGTTCTTTGAGTCCCTTGATCGCCTTCCAAACTACAAACATTCCACCTCCACCTTTGATCATGCCATTGACATTACTGGCCGACTGCATGACTACAGGGCCCTTTGGACCCTCCTCTCTCGAATGCGCCGGCGTCGTCTTGGTCCAACCCCTAAAACCTTCGCTATCATCACCGAGAGGTATGTGTCAGCAGGTAAAGCAGATCGAGCAGTTAAGATTTTTCTATCAATGCATGAACACGGCTGTCCTCAGGACCTGTCATCCTTTAACACCTTCCTCGATGTGCTTTGCAAGTCCAAGCGTGTTGAGATGGCATGCTCACTCTTTAAGGTTTTCAAGCGGAGGTTTAGGGCCGACACTATTACTTACAACATAATTGCTAGtggttggtgtttgataaagAGAACACCCAAGGCATTGGAAGTTTTGAAGGAGATGGTGGAGAGTGGTTTAAGTCCAACCCTTGCAACGTACAATATATTGCTCAATGGGTTCTTCAGGGCTGGGCAGATCAAAGAAGCTTGGGAATTTTTCTCCCAGATGAAGAAGAGAGGATGCAAGCCTGACGTTGTTACTTACACTACAGTCATTCATGGGTTTGGTATTGCAGGCGAGATCGAGAAGGCCAAAAAGGTTTTTAGGCAAATGGTGGGAGAGGGTTGTCTTCCTTCAGTTGCTACTTATAATGCATTGATTCAGGTTTTGTGCAAGAAGGATAGTGTGGAGAATGCCATTATGATTTTTGAGAAGATGGTGAGTAAGGGTTATTTACCCAACGTGACTACTTATAATGTTGTCATTAGAGGACTCTGCCATGCTTCACAGATAGATAGAGCCATGGACTTTATGgaaagaatgaagaatgatgatTGTGAGCCAAATGTGCAGACATACAATGTTGTCATTCGTTACTTAAGCAATGCTGGAGAGATTGACAAGTGCTTGGATGTTTTTAGGAAAATGGATGGTGGGAATTGCTTGCCAAATTTGGATACATACAACATTTTAATAAGTGCTATGTTTGTGAGAAAGAAGTCCGAAGATTTGGTGGTTTCAGGTAAGTTGTTGATGGAGATGGTAGATAGAGGATTTATGCCTCGCAAGTTCACTTTCAACCGGGTCGTGAATGGGCTTTTGCTGACTGGAAATCAGGGGTTTGCTAAAGAAATTTTGAGAGCTCAGAGCatgtatggtcatcttccttgtCAATTCAAATTGTGA
- the LOC122069753 gene encoding spindle and kinetochore-associated protein 1 homolog, whose translation MDTKQAGSSLDSLIASFNKRISELQELVIGRNMYPATTISDLSAIDTAVKAMEFQMQAIKDRLREETEAIPKAKKLVDVSLRQQKKLQHMFAHIPLRLPESVAVSSGNSYNCLTQENPNHGLHYGYVKLEEEPVALPKEKQEKKGRGSAPLWYVCAEELDSLSSYMRGRLTLDKVNAAINDMASYAEANAQLIAAPKKKMTDSTWEKALEVRDIAMTEGVKGKHFFLETDIKGPALKLDNTGKAILTVLRHLGRINETRIGHHRVIILSKPH comes from the exons ATGGATACGAAGCAGGCTGGTTCTTCGCTCGATTCTCTAATCGCTTCCTTCAACAAACGCATTTCTGAGCTACAAGAACTTGTGATTGGTCGCAATA TGTACCCAGCTACTACCATTTCTGATCTATCGGCAATAGATACGGCAGTGAAGGCGATGGAGTTTCAGATGCAGGCCATCAAGGATCGACTACGAGAGGAGACCGAAGCTATTCCCAAAGCCAAA AAACTAGTCGATGTGTCCCTGCGTCAGCAAAAGAAATTGCAGCATATGTTTGCTCACATACCGCTTCGCTTGCCTGAAAGTGTGGCAGTGTCAAGCGGGAACTCTTATAATTG TCTGACACAGGAGAACCCCAACCATGGCCTCCATTATGGGTACGTGAAACTGGAGGAAGAGCCTGTGGCATTACCCAAG GAGAAGCAAGAGAAAAAGGGCCGTGGATCTGCACCTTTGTGGTATGTCTGTGCTGAAGAACTTGATTCACTGTCATC TTATATGAGGGGGAGGCTCACTCTGGACAAGGTGAATGCAGCTATTAATGACATGGCTTCTTATGCGGAGGCAAATGCTCAACTTATTGCAGCTCCCAAAAAGAAG atgaCGGACAGTACTTGGGAAAAGGCTCTT GAAGTAAGAGATATTGCAATGACAGAAGGTGTAAAAGGCAAGCACTTTTTCCTGGAAACTGACATAAAAGGACCAGCATTGAAGCTTGACAATACTGGGAAAGCAATTCTGACT GTACTTCGTCACCTAGGACGCATAAATGAGACTAGAATTGGACATCATCGTGTGATCATCCTATCAAAGCCTCATTAA